Proteins from a genomic interval of Lolium perenne isolate Kyuss_39 chromosome 1, Kyuss_2.0, whole genome shotgun sequence:
- the LOC127302183 gene encoding uncharacterized protein isoform X2, with the protein MGNARSTARVLPFKTHVPDLEWKIQDFSLLLDLGAKSATSAAFHCSGFEWYLHVNPMHENPGSGTPYVALFLMLSRKKLKRGDTVHAVFELSIYNHSKGMYCGCQANYNFDFKNDRSKKECLIPLKELLKSSTFLVDDICVFGVEILKVDVSSPEEKAVVVQKKTTTVQNMFLQNKGFIEGTYTWTINNFSELDSKHFVRSPTFEVGGLKWYIGMYPRGDKFSTDSLSLFLYVDASKNLPLEFKNVAVMTLSILDQKNGKHLTRTAGLWVCTYGWGWSDFLGLKKLKDPSGGYLVGSNCVIKADITIVGSSTDG; encoded by the exons ATGGGCAACGCCAGGAGTACGG CTCGTGTGCTACCATTTAAGACCCACGTTCCAGATTTAGAATGGAAGATTCAGGACTTCTCATTGCTACTTGATTTGGGGGCTAAGTCAGCAACATCTGCTGCTTTTCACTGCTCTGGGTTTGAATG GTACTTGCATGTGAATCCAATGCATGAAAATCCTGGTTCTGGAACTCCATATGTTGCTCTTTTTCTTATGCTATCAAGAAAAAAGTTGAAGCGAGGTGACACAGTGCATGCTGTGTTTGAGTTGTCAATATACAACCATTCAAAAGGAATGTATTGTGGATGCCAAG CTAACTACAACTTCGATTTCAAGAATGACCGTTCGAAGAAGGAATGCTTGATTCCTCTTAAAGAGCTACTGAAATCATCCACTTTTTTAGTTGATGACATATGTGTCTTTGGTGTGGAGATATTAAAAGTTGATGTCTCGTCTCCTGAAGAGAAGGCTGTTGTGGTTCAGAAGAAGACTACCACAGTTCAGAACATGTTTCTCCAGAACAAGGGATTCATCGAAGGGACATACACCTGGACCATAAACAATTTCTCAGAGTTGGACTCTAAGCACTTCGTCCGTTCTCCTACATTTGAAGTGGGCGGGCTTAAATG GTACATCGGCATGTATCCACGTGGTGACAAGTTCAGCACTGATTCCCTTTCTCTGTTCTTGTATGTGGATGCCTCGAAGAATCTCCCTCTCGAATTTAAGAATGTGGCTGTAATGACTCTCTCGATCCTGGACCAAAAGAATGGGAAACACTTGACTAGAACAGCAG GTCTCTGGGTGTGTACATACGGCTGGGGATGGTCTGACTTCCTTGGACTCAAGAAACTCAAGGACCCGTCTGGAGGATATCTTGTAGGCTCGAACTGCGTTATCAAGGCAGATATCACTATTGTTGGGTCATCCACTGATGGCTAG
- the LOC127302183 gene encoding uncharacterized protein isoform X1 — protein sequence MKKRNIRCNLQHHSLGRSQARVLPFKTHVPDLEWKIQDFSLLLDLGAKSATSAAFHCSGFEWYLHVNPMHENPGSGTPYVALFLMLSRKKLKRGDTVHAVFELSIYNHSKGMYCGCQANYNFDFKNDRSKKECLIPLKELLKSSTFLVDDICVFGVEILKVDVSSPEEKAVVVQKKTTTVQNMFLQNKGFIEGTYTWTINNFSELDSKHFVRSPTFEVGGLKWYIGMYPRGDKFSTDSLSLFLYVDASKNLPLEFKNVAVMTLSILDQKNGKHLTRTAGLWVCTYGWGWSDFLGLKKLKDPSGGYLVGSNCVIKADITIVGSSTDG from the exons ATGAAAAAAAGAAACATCAGATGCAACTTACAGCATCATTCCCTTGGCAGAAGTCAGG CTCGTGTGCTACCATTTAAGACCCACGTTCCAGATTTAGAATGGAAGATTCAGGACTTCTCATTGCTACTTGATTTGGGGGCTAAGTCAGCAACATCTGCTGCTTTTCACTGCTCTGGGTTTGAATG GTACTTGCATGTGAATCCAATGCATGAAAATCCTGGTTCTGGAACTCCATATGTTGCTCTTTTTCTTATGCTATCAAGAAAAAAGTTGAAGCGAGGTGACACAGTGCATGCTGTGTTTGAGTTGTCAATATACAACCATTCAAAAGGAATGTATTGTGGATGCCAAG CTAACTACAACTTCGATTTCAAGAATGACCGTTCGAAGAAGGAATGCTTGATTCCTCTTAAAGAGCTACTGAAATCATCCACTTTTTTAGTTGATGACATATGTGTCTTTGGTGTGGAGATATTAAAAGTTGATGTCTCGTCTCCTGAAGAGAAGGCTGTTGTGGTTCAGAAGAAGACTACCACAGTTCAGAACATGTTTCTCCAGAACAAGGGATTCATCGAAGGGACATACACCTGGACCATAAACAATTTCTCAGAGTTGGACTCTAAGCACTTCGTCCGTTCTCCTACATTTGAAGTGGGCGGGCTTAAATG GTACATCGGCATGTATCCACGTGGTGACAAGTTCAGCACTGATTCCCTTTCTCTGTTCTTGTATGTGGATGCCTCGAAGAATCTCCCTCTCGAATTTAAGAATGTGGCTGTAATGACTCTCTCGATCCTGGACCAAAAGAATGGGAAACACTTGACTAGAACAGCAG GTCTCTGGGTGTGTACATACGGCTGGGGATGGTCTGACTTCCTTGGACTCAAGAAACTCAAGGACCCGTCTGGAGGATATCTTGTAGGCTCGAACTGCGTTATCAAGGCAGATATCACTATTGTTGGGTCATCCACTGATGGCTAG